In Periophthalmus magnuspinnatus isolate fPerMag1 chromosome 9, fPerMag1.2.pri, whole genome shotgun sequence, the sequence CTTTCATCTTTATCACATGATCAGCTAATCTCAGTTTAAAGAACATTCAGTAAAAATGtggaatatttttactttagtctGCACTGTGTGCACGTCAGTGTCCAGCCAGTGACGTTTTGCTAAGTTGCGTCTTTTGTTTCAGGCAAAAGCGGCAACCGAATTGTCTCACAAGAGCAAGATGAGCGCCAATGGTGTTTGAAGAAGACTCAAAGCCTCTGCCCGAGAGAGGGAGTGATACAGAAATGGACTAGTCACAGGCAGCGCACATCAGTCCATCCCTAAATAGTTTGAGTAAACGCTCCTCTTTAGTAGGACAGGATCCTGTGGCTTTGTTGCGCTTATTTCACCATAGAGGCTTGTGAAGGGGTAAATGAATCCCTCATTTGAGCTACTCCATGCACTCCATTCTGTCGCTTTTTTCTGTAGAGTCTCAAAAGGAGAACCATCAGTGCAGTTGATTTGATATCATGAACAGCCCTCTCTCTACGGCCCAGCTGGCTCTCACTCCACTTTGTGTACATTTGTAAATACTCTGTAAATTAATGCCTCTTACATTGCAGCAGCTCCTCTGTACAGTTTGCTATGCAAAGGTCATTGTCTCTTGAATTTTTCAAGTTTTCTCTTgtaattatagttttatttgtagATCTAAAAATCTGGTTCAGGAAATGAAAAAAGTAATTTACTCCCAGATTTCTATTGAGCGTTTTTAGTTCAATAGATGTTTCAAATTTAGCTGATGTGACTCAACATGCGCACACAGTAGCCCTCCTGTAGTTACACTCTGGAGGTATTGTTCTAATATGGATTGACTTTGAATCTAGTTATTCTGGCACTTGCTGCTTGATTATAAGATTAAAACTCATATTTTATTGAGAGAGCACTCGTTCCCTAAAGAGGTGTCTGGGGTAAACGTTTACTGTAATTTGAGCTGACAAACTTTGACAAATTCAGGTTTTTATCTGactgtaaacagtgtaatgtattgtattttaacattGCTAATATTTAAATCAGAAAAGAGAAAATACTTGATGTTGTCCATAAAGATATATTATTGTGGGAAAGAATTCCCTgattagattattatttttggtattttagaCTAAAAagttaatgtttaaaatatgatattGACCTGCCCTCTCTATTACAGACCTAAATATTAAGCTCTTGAAGACATTTTGGAAAGTTTACCTGAAAAGcggtttgcagtttgtttttgttcatgtacCATTCTCatttttcttggcacacttttgGAGACCTGGCCTCTGCGACTTATGCTCCAAACGTGTCTTTGCTCTTGATCCATAGGCACTATCATTTTGTGCCATAAACTGAAATAACCATGATGTCTAAGACTGGGTTTACATACTGTATGTGCCTAAGGAAAAAAGTGATCATTACTTGTGTTTTTTCAAACCAGCACCATCTTTGATCATCTACTTTCTGTCTTTTATTTGAACGATGGATGGTGTAACCGAAAACTTTGTTGCACTTTATTTGTTTCATGTCAACTTCTGACTGTTTCTGTGAGGATGTTTTGGTGATTATTGTTCTTGGCTACACAGtgaacccttttttttttttttatctacttCTGTCTTTGACTGTCTGGTCCTAAACTAAAGTGGTGTTCTACAAGAGACCAGTTGTACAAGTGAACAGGTCCTGTAATTTATAACGGCTctaaattttatttaatttgttaaaacaaaatgtggctcatgtttttatttttgtggtgTCTGAAATTCACTGTGTAGCTAAGAAGATGTGTCATATCACTGTCATCTGCAACCATGGCTTGACAAACGTTAAAGACTTATTCACCATGAACTGACGTGTCACATCTACAAACTGGATGGAAAAAGTTTGGAGAAGAAACCAGAAGTTACTATTAAAATGACTTGGGAACTctcattttgtgttgaaaatcattttatattgacTGTGGTGTACataacacaaacagcacaaactgcacacattcattttaaataataatataatatatttattatacgAGAATATAATTATTAGGCAACTTTAAAGATGGCCGCCAGATGGCGCTGTGTCTCAGTTGACGCCATTTAATTGTGTAGTAAATTAATTATCctcaactttttatttatttattttatatgagGTAGGCAAGTTTCGCTGCATAAACAAAGCAgatgaggaaaaataaaaagtgttattAACAAAATAGCTCCTGGCACCACGTGGAGGGCGCGGACTATTTTTATCCAGTGACAGAAATAGATGAGGCCATTTGATCGGACGGTCCTGGCGTTGAGTTGTTGCGCACTGAGGTCAGTGGATCCCACTTTTTACCTGCATTGTTCTTAGGTTCATTACAACCTCATAGGCCAAGGTTATAGCCTGcttaaatctttttattttaagtttgtttgtttttttcacttggGCTACTTTGGTTCTAACTGCGTCACCTACAGAGACAGGGCAGAAGGACACTGTGAGGACAGATCTGTGTAGGACAGGGTTATGGTTTCGTCTTATGTTGTTGACAGGGCTGGACTGTATAAgcctcatttttattttttatttttttcaaattttgggcTCACGGATTCTGCAAAGGCTTTTCATGTATTCAACAtgaacagacacatttaaacacttttaaacacatttaaacatttttaaacacatttatacacatttaaacacttttaaacacatttaaacaattttaaacacatttatacacatttaaacacttttaaccacatttaaacgattttaaacacatttaaacacttttaaaaaacatttaaacacttttaaacacatctacattcctctttttaatcatttgtttattttcacagtttgaaGATGAAGCTCACAGTTTTCCTGTGTTTGGCCATTGTCTTGGTCAACTTTCACATTATACAGGCCAAGAAGAAAGAGAGTCTTCTTGAtaaattatttaataaaaataagaattcAAAGCCAAAACCAAACTCCAATCAGTTTAACCAAAGAGGCTCCGtccataaacaaaacacacctggaaGTCCCTACAACCCAAGGCCTCAGCAGCCAGCTCCAGGGCATCCGGCACAGGGAGGGTACCCAGGACAAGGAGGGTACCCTGCACAAGGAGGGTACCCTGCACAAGGAGGGTATCCTGCACAAGGAGGGCATCCTGCACAAGGAGGGTACCCTGCACAAGGAGGGTACCCTGCACAAGGAGGGTATCCTGCACAAGGAGGGTACCCTGCACAAGGAGGGTATCCGGCACAAGGAGGGCATCCTCCACAAGGAGGGTACCCAGGACAGGGAGGGTACCCTGCACAAGGAGGGTATCCTGCACAAGGAGGGTACCCAGGACAGGGAGGGTATCCAGGGCAAGGAGGGTACCCAGGACAAGGATACGGAACTTATGGAAGTTATGGTGGAACAGGAGGGCATGGAGGTGGTTACCCAGGGACATACATCAACCAAAACCCTAATAATCACATCCTGAGCCCACACTACGGAGGCAGCTTTGGGTATGGTGGCTATGCTCCTGGAGGAGGCTCTCCATTTGCACGCTCTGCCCAAGCGATGGGCTATGTTCCTTCTGAGAAGTCCAAAGGGTTCGGCCGCAATGCAGTAATGGCAGCAGCTGGGGGCGCTGTGGCAGGAATGGCCCTAGGATATGGGCTTGGGAGGTTTCCCCGTCCACATTTCCATTTCCACAGTCCTGAAGAGGAGTActactacaattattacatGTACAAAAGATATGGTGCGAGGTCCACTGACGCCAATGACTTCAGTAGAGACTACAGCTACAAGGCACCTCCTGAGAGCTACGACACCTTTATGAACACGTGCATGAAAAGAAAAGACCTGCTTCCCACCCCAAAGAAGAGCAAACCGACTACTACCAAGAGTCCCACTACTACCACAACATCCACTACAGCCACCACCACTACAGTCACCCCCTCCCATCCCAACAACATAACAGCAACAGCAAACCACTCATCTACACTGCCAACAACCAGTGCATCCCCAAAACCCTTTGAGGCCACCCACGGGCCCACTCCAGGGGTCCCAGCAGCCATGGCGGTCCGTAACACAGCCGAGGACGAGGATGACGACACAGTGAGTGTTGTGGAGATTGGTTACCCAGCTCTGATTGAACAGTTGAAGGTGAGGAGGTGTCTGGAGCTGTATATTGTTCATTCTGAAAAGTACTTGAGGAAAAACACTACGCCCCGTCCCAGAGGAGGTGGGCAGCTGCAGACGGGCTCACACTGGATCATATTTGTTCTCACCACTTCCATCGTGATAATAATGAACGGTCAAGTATCACTGCTGCTGCATTAAGGCCTGCTGcttgttttcagtttaaatgtGATGTTGCACTCTTAGATTCAGTTCTTTTATTGATtgtactgtttgttttgggtgttttttgtaataaatagaGATAATAAACAAATTATTTAACAGATTATTTACAGTATTTGTTGAATCTATGACAATAACCCCAttagaacacacacaaaacctgcacatTACAATAGTAGTTCAGTCGTAAATGCCCAAAACAAATTTATTGAATGATGACAGTactattcatgttttgttttttgtttttttaataaaacaatggAGCCTGTCTGCATCACACTGTATATCAGAGCGCTATAGCACAATTTAAATTCATGAATAAAACAACCAAAGGAGGGTTTATTCTCTGTCCATTGATGGTTTAATCGTGCTCATAAACTTGTCAGAATTGGGCACATTCTTAAAAGAAGTTGTGTGGCTGCGAGAGGCAAaaatgtctatttaaaaaatTTTATAAATTGCTCTAAAACTTAGCAACACCGTCTAGATTTGGGggtaaaagaatcaaattaaaacCATGAGGTGAGCagtgaattaaaaaaacagaaataggcCTAAATGTTTACAGTGaatttattaataaaatatatgtacGAATAAAATGATTTACTATTAAAGCCAGTGTTTCATTCAGTCACACTTGGCCTGGTTGTGAAGGGGGGACCACAGGACCACAGGGGGGGGCCGGGCTTGTGCCAGGCCACCGCGCAGCTACGCCACTGATGGAAACTGTCTTTTAATCTCAATAAAATCCATAACGCCTGTCTCTGAAATGCAAACGCATGCTCAGTCAGGACGATGAATGATGAATATTTGCATATCATATTTAAACCTTGAAATGCCAGTAAGAACAGACGAACACAGAGGCtgattttatgcatttattgtacatgtaacattttaaaaacaatctgCAAACGCATGGAATTATACAGTGACATGGGCTATTTCAGAATTTTTTCATTAAACCagctaaagaaaaataaataggcTAGATTTCTCACAGGTTTTTTTcatgaatgtatttatattatattatatacaatTGTGACCTATTATAAAACTGTAGGCTACTattctcaagtaaaaaaaagtgaGCAGGTCAGTGCAGGGGGCGTTCACTTTGGCTTGAAATGGGTTGGAATGTTCTCGTGTGGCACATCTCTCCTGAAAAATTATGGATTTGGTTTGAAGCAGCTTTTCAGACAGTTAATTTTGGTTAATTTCTCAACCATAGCTTTGGTTGGTGGGATTGTGGGACTGTCCTCTGCTGTCCATACACTTTGGGGCTTTGGTTCTACAGGACTGCTGCCCAGGTGCCCATGAGCAAAGCAAACATCGAGCTTGTCACAATGATGATGCTGTTGTAGATCGGTCCACTGGATGCTGCGTTGTAGTAATAATCCATGTCTCCGGATCCCTCTTGCTCATACCCTCTTCCATATCCTCGTGGGCCGCCCCCATAGCCCCCTCCGTAGCCCCCATACCCCCCTCCGTAACCCCCGTATCCACCATAACCTCCATAACCATATCCATATCCGGGTCGACTGAGAGCGGATCCAATCATTGCTCCACCGATGGCACCAGCAGCCGCAGCTCCAGCTACTTTACCCGCACTGGGACCTCCACTCTGGACCGGTCTGTACCCCCCTGACCTGCCCCGACCAAACCCCCCACCGCCTCCGCCTCTGCCGAATCCACCTCCACGACGTGCGTCACAGGGGGGAAACAGCGCAACCAGCAGCATCAGGCTTAAGGTGAGGATAAGCCACTGCCTCTGCTCTCCTGACGACATTATCTGAAAGGAAAGAACAGGAAGGAGGATGAATAATTTGTAATACAGGCacggatctattaaaataacatgaatGCAGATGTTTAGTGTTCCTCCTCATGACTGGGTTTTCATGGCATCACAAAATAGGGTTTAATTGAGTAGTGGGTTTTGCAAAGTGGCCTCTTGTCAATCTGCAGATTAAGTTTAATATATTTAACTTTAGGACAACTGAAATGCCTCTTGATATGCTTTTTGTTTATGAAAATAGGCCCATTGTTGACTTGGAAACTAATCCAATACTGGCACATTTATCCTACAGAAATGTGTATTGTGTGAGTAATGTGcaataaatgacacaaaataaacaggctaataaacaacataattaaatgaaataagagCCTTTTCATTTGTCTAAAAGAATATGGCCACTGCCCTACGTGACTCAGCTCACAGTAATGAGGTTGTGTTTTGGTGATGCTGACAAAAGGAGCTTCTAATCAGCTTTGACTTAAAGGCCTGGAGTGCCGTCATGGCCTTCAATTAGGATCTTACAAATGTAATTGAGTTATAGTAACATACCACCTGCACTCAGCTGGacttagtgaaataaaacttgatttatatatttaaaacatattcattTGGACATTATAGGTAATCTGTGTGAGTGctatttttgtctgtttagAACTAATAGGATTAAACTCAAAATGTCTGGTTGGAGTgggacacaaaaacatttacagttCTTACTGAACTAATCTCTGTCCTGTTAAAAGGTGGATCTATATTTACACAGGGTCACTTAGTTCAACAATAATCCACCATGACAGATGACACCGTTTCAAATGTGTCCCTCTTTTTATTAAAAGACTCAAATGTTTTGAGTTATATTGGATTTTtgctctccatagatctgacctgtaacttgctctggtgacagtctccatggagatacataaaagtaataaaagtaatGGCTTATAACATCACCAAGGAAACATGTGACAGAGCATCTTTAAGAAACATTACAGAGTGCATCCtttaagataaataaaaatacaataaaaatacccactttttatattttaaagatttACTGGATTCCCAATGCCAAGTGTTTTATGTAAGTAGTGAGTGTAGTAAGGAGTGTTTATTCATAAACAAAcctttgcaatattttttacaCCACCTTAAATACACTGATTACATCCTCAGTTATGAGGAACAATTTAGTgccaaaacaaagtaaaagacaAGCTAAAGGTTACAATGATACTTCAAATCCTAACCATATCAAAATGTTCTGAGGGACTCACCTATGAATTTGCttgaagaaaaaatgtgtagATAATTCTTTTTTATCCAGAGCAGACTGAGTCTGTGAATGGGTCTCCTCTGATTGTCTGAATGGAAAGTATGTTTCAGGGCCAGTTATCCTCTGAGCTGCTCATTGAGTGGATCTGTCTGATGTCTGTCCATTGGTCGGTTTAAGCTGCTCTACTACACGTCCTTCTTAAATACCTGCACCTTTCTAAATTGGTTCAAGTTATCCAACACTATGAATGAAGACCAATCACCTCGAAGCTTCCAGTGGCTTATCTGCCTCGCTGAGTCTATATTTATAATTGTCAACAAGATTGGCATTGTTTCGTAACACATCACCTGGTGAACTGTGTAAAGGACATAGTAAACATTTACTCTGAAGATACCTTTTATTAAATTGTACAAAACATGTTCCATTTGAAATTTTTATCAACTatacaaatgtcaaaatgttaatgaaaataaatcatgCTTGTGCTGTATCAGAGTCATGCCCTCACGTTTTTCTTTACAAATACTGAAGACTTGTGCACACAGCTCTGCAAAAGACACCTGTCTGTGGAACAAAGCTTTAACCTCAACTTGTGCTCATTCACATATTTCAACGATTGTGGTACATCTAAtctatatattaaaatatatagacCTAAGCTATAGTTTCACAGCTTAACTATTATTGTGCTCTTATTGGCAGGTTCATCATTGTATTTGTTGATTTATTGAAACTTTATGTGATAAACTAGTGGTCTAAGGGTCAGTACAGTATCAGTAAGTACAAAATTAGAGTCTTCTATAACTAACTTAAGAAGATTATGTCAGATACAGTCATTTTATAATCCCTGTATGACTAAGGGGGCTGAGATGTCACTGaagttatgttttatgttaaccTGCTGTTACATAGGCACTTTCAAAAGCTGtggtccttgtttttttttcctttcatggCTCTAATTCACACATAATTCACAGCTAAATACACAGGAATGTTGCTTTGTGTTGCTTTAGTGACACAAAACATTGAGAGGCTCAATGTTCAAAACTTTGCCCTTGTAAAATATTGCTgttaattttaatttacatgcacactgtaaatatttattgctaaaggaactgtatgtacacttttactttacataaACGTGatctatctgtgtccccagatatgaggttgAATATAGCTTTAACTGAGCTGTAATTACACAAACATTGAGCacgatggccaagttgtttatgttatagtttggtggtttggttctcaagatgacaaaccaatcagaaagcaaaatgagcctcacatgccAGTTTGaacgctgaaatccagttggcttaaacctaaaatgactctctggtctggtttctCACTACCGAAGCCCCGACACCTGCAGCTAGTCCTTCGTCAGTGCCTCTGCTGAAACATATGTGTCTGCTtctctctgcaggttaaggAACGCTCCAGGTTCAGATGTGACTGTAGTGCGACTTTTACAACTTTAAgagcgcaggctacatacagttcctttaaactgTATCGAAATGTGAAGAATGTTTGCTCTGAATAGGGATGACAATAAAGAAGGTTACATGCACGTGGCTCCCTCTGGAATACAATTGAGCTGCTTCTCAATAATGCAACGAAGGTAGTTATACCTGCATGACGAGATCATAAAACATcgttaaaacaacatattttttaatcagTGTGTTACATATCCATACCTTCTTCTGAGTTTTTGCActtccctgtcctcctcctctttcagcTTGGTGATAAAACTCTGCAGGACTGGCATTTCAAATTTGATATACTGCGCCACCTGGTGGAATAACGCCGTCAGAGCAGTGTTTCAGAGCAAACATGCAGGATATTGATGTTCAAGCTGCACTTCTTACATCATACGTGACCTCCTCTCCCAGGTCGGCCTCCATGAGAAACACTTTACAGACGAGCTCACAGGGGCCCTGCATCACGCGGAGGAGGAGCGGGTAGTCCCTGCGTTTAAGCTTCATACGTTCTGAAAAAACATAATCAAACTTTATAATAGTATTTAACTGAACAACAGTGAAATCTCGAACTCGATTTTATTCACGCTGTCTGGAAGGAAACCATTTCTCTATAACATAATTTAGCTTCTACAATTCtcacaattctttttttttctcttttagttGTATGTGTGACTAGTATAAGCAATGTTATTGACAGATTAATCACAACCTACCTCCGCTGGTATGGACGAGGTAAAGGGCAAAGTCATCTGGgctgttttctattttaaattTGTTGAGCAGAACTCGTAGGACCTGAGGCGTCGTCATACAACTGTTGATTCTGACGTTTGTGACAGAGCCATACGCTGGTGTGAAAACTGCAGTCTGCGGGATTAAAGAGTCAGTTCAGTTTATCTGTTTAGGATAATTTTCACATCATCATTACACTGGTGGAGAAGGTGCTTCAGTTTCACTTTGGTGTAGTCACATACACAATctgattaaattatttttgttccTGAAAACTACATTGATCAGTCCAtgttataaaattaaaaaaaataaaaaaaataaaaaaaactaattagGAACTTCTGCAAAAATTATTCCCAATTCAGGTTTTGGAATTCACCTAAAactataattattaaaaatattactctCCCTATAAAACCCTTTAATTCCCATTGGAACAAACTAACATTAACTGCTGGGAATGTGTACaattcatttataaaaaaatGATAATCTTCTTAAGTTTAGTATAGAGAGATATTTAGGATTAAAACTTAATTGAATAAGATTAAATTTTGTCTACACATCATTAAAGTGCGTGTGTGAAAACTTACTGAAGCCTTTACAAACcactgttaataataataacactgaaACACATTCACCTTATGATTATAAAAGTGTCCATTAATAGAGAAGCGATGTCTCCTGATCTTCCTCTGGTCACTGGGCGATCGTCGCTGGCAGCGCCTCAAAACTCCAGCGTCGCTCTTTGTCCTGAGGAGCTGAGAGCTGCAGTCACTGtcctctgcaaaaacaaaacaagtcaacTTCAAACATACAAGTACCATACATTCTCCAAAACACCAGTGAGTACAAAGGAATGGTGCGTTCACAGTAAATCCTGGTTTGGACATGG encodes:
- the rassf2b gene encoding ras association domain-containing protein 2b isoform X2, with product MGDGVQIGENKFISKSTILSHLKTYNLYYEGQNLQLRHREEEGELIVEGLLNIFWGLRRPIRLQMQDDHERLRPPPSSTSWHSGCTLDGQGAPQNTEGQQSAQPTPPTVEVTPPPDTHPDDHDISEEQAQEDSDCSSQLLRTKSDAGVLRRCQRRSPSDQRKIRRHRFSINGHFYNHKTAVFTPAYGSVTNVRINSCMTTPQVLRVLLNKFKIENSPDDFALYLVHTSGERMKLKRRDYPLLLRVMQGPCELVCKVFLMEADLGEEVTYDVAQYIKFEMPVLQSFITKLKEEEDREVQKLRRRYNYLRCIIEKQLNCIPEGATCM
- the LOC117376067 gene encoding calcium-binding protein P-like; this encodes MKLTVFLCLAIVLVNFHIIQAKKKESLLDKLFNKNKNSKPKPNSNQFNQRGSVHKQNTPGSPYNPRPQQPAPGHPAQGGYPGQGGYPAQGGYPAQGGYPAQGGHPAQGGYPAQGGYPAQGGYPAQGGYPAQGGYPAQGGHPPQGGYPGQGGYPAQGGYPAQGGYPGQGGYPGQGGYPGQGYGTYGSYGGTGGHGGGYPGTYINQNPNNHILSPHYGGSFGYGGYAPGGGSPFARSAQAMGYVPSEKSKGFGRNAVMAAAGGAVAGMALGYGLGRFPRPHFHFHSPEEEYYYNYYMYKRYGARSTDANDFSRDYSYKAPPESYDTFMNTCMKRKDLLPTPKKSKPTTTKSPTTTTTSTTATTTTVTPSHPNNITATANHSSTLPTTSASPKPFEATHGPTPGVPAAMAVRNTAEDEDDDTVSVVEIGYPALIEQLKVRRCLELYIVHSEKYLRKNTTPRPRGGGQLQTGSHWIIFVLTTSIVIIMNGQVSLLLH
- the rassf2b gene encoding ras association domain-containing protein 2b isoform X1, with product MGDGVQIGENKFISKSTILSHLKTYNLYYEGQNLQLRHREAKGELIVEGLLNIFWGLRRPIRLQMQDDHERLRPPPSSTSWHSGCTLDGQGAPQNTEGQQSAQPTPPTVEVTPPPDTHPDDHDISEEQAQEDSDCSSQLLRTKSDAGVLRRCQRRSPSDQRKIRRHRFSINGHFYNHKTAVFTPAYGSVTNVRINSCMTTPQVLRVLLNKFKIENSPDDFALYLVHTSGERMKLKRRDYPLLLRVMQGPCELVCKVFLMEADLGEEVTYDVAQYIKFEMPVLQSFITKLKEEEDREVQKLRRRYNYLRCIIEKQLNCIPEGATCM